The Brassica oleracea var. oleracea cultivar TO1000 chromosome C7, BOL, whole genome shotgun sequence sequence GTAGCGTAAATTACAAATAATTTTGAAGTTAAATTTAAAGTTTTGTTTTTGGAGAAAAACACTTTAAATTTTCAAATATAGAATTTCAAACACCTTTCACCAAATCTGTCTCGTACACTAATATTTTACCAAATATTTTTAAATATATTATTTCTTAGGCTTTTAATGGTGACCAAAAGAATGAAGAGGAACACTATGAATCTAACTGTTGACCAAAAAAATGAAAAAGAATAATGTATTTATTACTATTCCTTTTTTTTTTACCATTTACGAGGAATAATTTTTTCTTTCCATTTTTTTTCATTTTTTTTTATTCTAGGGGAATATAGAACAAATTCTCCCTCTCCAAAGTTGATAAGGAATAATCTTCATTTTCATTCCTATCATTTTATTCCTCCGTATTTTCCCCTATTCATTACTAATGTTTCTATAATAGTCACTAGTTAGACTCTATGTTCCTTATCATTCCTTAAATTTTTTACCATTCACGAAGAATAAGTTTTTTTTTTCATTTTTCTTTGTTCTTTTGTTTGTAGAAAATTATAGAACAAATTTATTTCTTATTAAATTTGATAAAAACTATCATTCTTAGTGATTTTTAAAATTTTATTCCTACTCTTTTTTTTTTCAATCCATTCTTACGATAGTTACCGGTCAAACCTTACAAATTGACAGTCATAGTTTTATTTCCTTGTTCATATTATATATTATCATTTTGATTTAAGAGCTTGATTTAATACAATAATAACTTATGGTAACAAATATAATATTTAAGATTTTATACTAAAAATGTAATTTCAAGAGATTGACTGTTTTTCCGATGATATCTGGTCAACTTTTACCCACTTTCCTTATTTCTCTACTTTATTGCATTAATTCGCACCATTAATACACCACACAAAAATCCACACTTACCTTTTATATTTCGTTATAAATACAGTCTTTACAAAATCAAAAGGAAAGTACACCCCCACCCACAGATTTGCTTTAAAATGATAAAACAAATCTCCTCCATCCATTATTTGCTTTGAAAATAAAAATAAAATTTTAAAATTTTAAAAATCAAGTGGATGCTTGAGATTTGGTTTCTATATAATCCATGACAAATCCTTCATCAAAAACCTCTTTCCCCTTCACTCATATTCTCTTCCTTATCCCCAAATCCTTTGTTTTATTATCTGTTTGCTCTTTATATTTAGAGATCTCCTCTGTTTGTTTTTGGTAACATATTCAAAAATAGAACTCCTTCTCCTCCTCTGTTTCTCTGTTATATATCATTAAAAACTGAGAATTTGATGATCCGAAACTGATGACTCCCGTTCTCTGCGAAATCTTGCTCTCGGGGCTCACGGTTAAATCTGCTCTCTGCCGTAGAACCCATCTCGTTCAATCTTTCTCCGTCGTCTTCCTTTACTGGTTTTACAACGTTTCATGAATTGCTGAAAACTCCCAAAACTAATCTTTAAATTAATTTTTTACATCATATATTCATTATTTTCAGACAAATCTAAAACCAACCAAAAAAAAAAACAAACTGTCCTTTCTTTTGTTCTTGTAATATTCTTGTAATAAAATGGCGTCATCAAGCAGCACATACCGGAGCTCGAGCTCCTCCGACGGCGGGAATCCATCTGACTCCGCCGTTACCGTCGACGAGCGGAAACGCAAGAGAATGCTATCGAATCGTGAATCTGCACGTAGATCAAGGATGCGTAAACAGAAACACGTCGACGATCTAACGGCTCAGATCAATCAGCTTTCAAGCGACAACCGTCAGATCTTGACGAGTCTCACCGTCACCTCTGAGCTTTACATGAAGATCCAAGCCGAGAACTCCGTCTTGACCGCTCAGATGGCGGAGCTAAGCACCAGACTCGAGTCGTTGAACGAGATCGTCGATCTCGTGACGACGACCAATGGTGGTGGTGTCGATCAGATCGACGGCTGTGAGTTCGATGATCGAACGGCTGGGATTAATTGCGACGGATATTACGATGATATGATGATGAGTGGCGTTAATCATTGGGGTGGTTCGGTTTACACTAACCAACCCATCATGGCCAATGATATCAATATGTATTGAATTAAAATTAATTATAAAAACTAGTATTATTGCCCCCTTTATTATTCTTAAGTTTAGCTTTTTGTGGTTTGGGGTTGGTGTGGAGATGTAGCAAAGTACATGCATCTTGATTGTTTGGAAGGATAAATAAACTTATATATTGGGGCATATATATAGACTGTCCTTTGTTATGTATTGGTGTGCGCTTTTTGTTTATTAATAATAATATAAATTTTGAATTTGAATGTTATGGTTGATAGGATTTAGTTATCATCATTTCTCCCTCTTGTCATACTATACTTATTCTGTTTACGTAAAAAAAAAAAAAAAAAAAAAAAAAAAAAACAATTATCAAATTCTATATACCAATAGAATTATTTTCTTATAAAAGAACTTATAATGTGATTTTCTTTCAACTAATTGGCTACATACCTGATTTGCTTAGAATCTTGGAAAGCATTTGTTGGAATGGTAAATTTTAGAATGATCCCAAATTCACATTCTGAATAGTTCTTATATGATTATTTAGGTTAATTTGAACTCTAACTTAAGTACTATTAGATTTTTATAAAAAAAATTACAAAATTTTGTTTAATAGAAATAATAATTACATCTATAATTTATGAATTTTTATTTTATATAATTATTTAAATAAAAAATTATACATTATTTATTTTAGTTAATTTTATAAAACTTAAGTTTTGAAAATTAATTGATAGATTAAATTATTTAACTATATTTATTATTTTTAGTATTTAATAAATCTATAATTATTTTATATCTAATATGATAAATTTTTATTTTGTACATTTAAAATTAAATTAATATTAATGTATAATATTTATTTAATAATAATTTCAAAATTTTTTAACTATTAGATATTTATAAAGTTTTAATATTATAAAACTGGATATACTTTTGAAAACATATTGTAAGATTTTATTAGATTCAATCTTAGAAAAATATGTATCTATATTTTTTTAATTATTTATTATAAAATATTTAAATATTTAGTTGAAATAGTTGATAGGGGTTAATATTAAGTTTTTAGACGGTATATCATGATGGACGATTAAAATAATGGTCAAAATTTAATAATATCACAATGTAAACCAAAGTTATGTCGAAGTTGTGATTATGCTTTAAGTATTGTTGTTATTTTAATTTAAAAATTTATATATGAGGTTAAAAAATGTAAATAATTAACTAGATTATGGTTTGCGCTTTTAAGCGCGAAAATATTATTTTTATAAAATCTAATTTACAGTATCAATACAATTTAACATTTTTATAAGTATTGTTTTAACATTCTTTATTTTAGTGTATTTGAAAACTATATAATTATATTATTTTATACTTATATTAAATAGGAAAAGTATATAAAATATTACTTAATTTTGTTTTTAATTATTTCAACCCATTACATTAGAAGTTTTAATAAAATATCTGTAATTTGTTTGATTAAATTTGTGATATATACTTATTTGATAAATTTATAAAACTTATTTGATGTTAATTTATTGACTCTAACGTTTTATTTGTATAAAACTATTCAATGTCAACTTAAACCAAGCATAATCTCGCATAGTTATATGTTTATAAAAATAAAAGAAATTTAAGAATATGTTATCGCATATTAATTTAATTAATTTCATATTAAATTATTTTTTTGTAGTATCTAAACCCGCAAAAATAAGTATACTTATTTTCAACCTTTTATAAAATATTTGGATGGTTTTAAATCAAATAATTTAAAAGAAGATAAATTAAAAATTATTTAAAAGGTAGAACCTAATGTTTTATATTGTTTGAACACAAAATTAGTTATTGTATTGTTTGGAAATATATTTAGTAGTATAATGTTATTTTTTCATAATTAGAAGAGTGAATTTAACTAGATAATAGAAGAGTGTATTTAATTTAAAAATTTACAAAAAATTGGATCCACAAAATGATTTTTTTTTAATAAGAGGGATTTAAAATATAAATATATAACCTTCTTATGAACTAGAGATAACAAATCGTTGGATGGTATTGTTGTCTTCACGGATGGCTCTTGCAGCTCTCTCACAGGTACTCTTGATGTCTTTAGGGACTTCGCTCAAATGTCGGGGTTGTGTATAAACGTCGCAAAACCTACAATTTTTGTGGCAGGAAAAGGGAAGCAGTTGTTAGAAACTGCAGCTACAGCGAATGGTCTTACTGTTTCAGCCTTGCCTGTTAAATATCTCGGGCTGCCTCTCACCACTAACGATGACTAGGAGTGATTATGAGCCATTGGTGGCAAAATCCGAGCCAGATTTCTCAGCTGGACGAGCAAATCACTCTATTTCGCTGGAAGATTACAACTGATAAATTCGGTGATTACCAGCCTCACCAACTTTTTGTGCTCCGCATTCAGCCTCCCTCAAGGTTGCATTGACGAGATCGAGAGTCTATGTTCAGCTTTTCTTTGGAGTGGGTCTCCTAACATATCATCGAAGGCTAAAGTTGCATGGGTAGAGGTTTGTAAACCAAAGGAAGAAGGAGGTTTGGGTGTTCGTAGAATACAAGACATCTCAAAAGTGTTTGATCTCAAATTGATCTGGCGGCTCTTCAATAACATAGACTCTCTCTGGGTTATGTGGGTGAAGAATACTATATTAAGAGGAGAGACTTTCTGGGACGTCAGAGCAGTAGCAGTGGGGTCTTGGATATGGAAGAAGCTGTTGGAACTGAGGCCTTTAGCAAAACAGTTTATGCGTATGGAAGTTCATAGTGGGAAATCTGTGGGTTTCTGGACAGATCTATGGCATCCTATGGGGAGACTAATCGAGGTTATTGGTGAAAGAGGAACTCATAAGCTTGGTATTGTGAGGAATGCATCTGGTTGGTCATCAATGGAGGTTTGGGAATACAAGAGACATGAACATTGAATAAATTATTGCGCAGGTGAAGGAGTTTCCATTCGTTCTGGCGCAAGATGATGATGATGTAGCGCTTTGGAAAATAGGGGCAGAGGAGTATGGAAAGGAGTTCTCCGCTTCTAACATTTGGAACATATCGAACTCACCATATCAAGGTGCCTTGGTCTAAACTTGTCTGGTTTAAACAAGGAGTGCCTCGCTATGCTTTTATCACACGGTTGGATGTCAAGGATAGGCTCTCCACGGGGACTAGAAGGAGAGTGTGGGGGATAACGCAAGGATGTCCCTTCTGTGGTGAACCAGAGGAATCAAGAGATCATTTGTATTTCGCGTGTCCATATACCTATGGCCTTTGGTTGCAGATTTTGGCTCGTATACTTGGTGCTACACGTGACAGGCTTGCCTCTATCTTTCTGAGAATAGCGCTGCAAGTCACTGTTGTTGGACCTAATTTCGGTCATTAAATTAATGGGCCGCGATCAAAGATATGGGCCGTAAGGAACTGAAGCCCATAGCAATCAATCGAGCTCGAAAGCGAAGACTTCGAGATCCCGGAGATCGCGGAGCAGTTACAAAGGTCACGACGTCGACTTACTATAAAGGAAGGAGAATAGACATGAAGAAGGACACGTTGAAAACCCTAGAGAGAGCTACACACTTAGATCGACCTTGTTTTCCTCCCGATCTTAGACTCTTTCTTTACGGATCTCGTTTGTATCACTCGATTTAGTTCAACTCATTGTATTCGATCTTATTCATCAATAAAGTCCATTTTTACCTACTAGAAACTGTTTAACATCGTTGTGTTCTAAAGATATCGTTGCCTACATCATTTGTCTTCCCTAGATCAAACCCCGATCACTATCAAATACTTAGTGTAGATTTTAGGTTCTACATTTTGGCGCCAACCGTGGGGCAGATAAACGAAAAAACATGTTTGCTAAGAAACCGATTTAAGTTTCCTAAGCGCGACTATGGATCCCATCCCAATCCAGTCCAACTGCATCGAATCGATCGATCTCGACCTCTTCAGATCGATGAGGCCGATCGCATCAAGAAAAATCGATACTCTCGACAAGCGATCCTGCGCTTCGTGACAAGCGATTAACGATTCCACCATCATCACCCCCGAAGATACAATATGAAAAGGAGAGATCGTGACTTTCCACGAGCACGAAACTATAAAGCTCGATATGCCCCATGACGATGCCTTGGTGATCGCATTGGAAATCGAAGGCGCCGTCTTTTCGAAAATCCTTGTTGACACCGGAAGCGCTGTCGACGTCATCTCACAAAAAACACCGGAAGCAACCGATCCCAATGATTAGACAAGAAACGACTCCCCTCGCCATCTTCGAATGAAAGTCGATCCGTTCGCTCGGGATCATATTATTAACCACCAAAGCTTACGATCTGGAACTGAAAGCAGAATTCACCGTAGTCGATCATCCTATGCCCTTCGATGCCATCGTAGGGCGCCCCTGGTTGCACCTGATGAGGGCGGTCCCCTCGGTTTACCACCAATGCGTGAAGTTTTTATCTCCAACCAGCGAGAAAACCATACTCGGAAGCCAAAAACAAGCCATAGCCTGTTACATGTCCGAATTCCGAAAGATGCCACAGAAGGAGGAGAACATCCTACGCGCACGCGACCTCTCAGTAAAAGATCCCGCCAAAGACCTATCGAGCATCGTCGCCCTAGACAAGAGCTCCCCCGAAAAAGGCGTTAACATCGGGAACGATCTCCCTCCTAAAATCAGGAACAACCTTGTATCTTTCCTCAAGCAAAATATTAGAACTTTCGCATGGTCTGCGGCGGACATGCCCG is a genomic window containing:
- the LOC106301477 gene encoding uncharacterized protein LOC106301477 is translated as MTPVLCEILLSGLTVKSALCRRTHLVQSFSVVFLYWFYNVS
- the LOC106301476 gene encoding ocs element-binding factor 1, coding for MASSSSTYRSSSSSDGGNPSDSAVTVDERKRKRMLSNRESARRSRMRKQKHVDDLTAQINQLSSDNRQILTSLTVTSELYMKIQAENSVLTAQMAELSTRLESLNEIVDLVTTTNGGGVDQIDGCEFDDRTAGINCDGYYDDMMMSGVNHWGGSVYTNQPIMANDINMY